From the genome of Streptomyces sp. S4.7:
CCCCTGCCCCGAGTGGGGGGCCCGAACGGCGCCCGTCCCGCCACGGGCCGACAGGCGCGAGAATAGTCATATGAGCCCTTTCGGGAAATCTGCTCCGGATTTGCGCGGCCGGGTCGGCGGCGCTCTCTTCGCCCGGGTCGCGGGCCCGGCGGGACAAGAGAACCGGGCGCGTATCCATGACACTCCGGGGCCGCGGTGGTTCGAGGCCGACAGGCCGGTCCGAACCGTCCACGGCGACGCCTCGATGTTCATCGGCGGCCTCAGAGCGCTGCTCCTGCAGTCCCTCCACCCGCTGGCGATGGCGGCGGTGGCCGCTCACTCCGGCTACCGCGGCGACCCGTGGGGCAGACTCCAGCGCACGAGTACGTTCCTGGCCATGACGACGTACGGAACCGCCGACGACGCACAGGCGGCCGTCGACCGGGTGCGGGCCGTGCACGAGGGCATACGGGGACGGACCGCCTCGGGGGAGGCCTACCACGCGGCCGACCCCCATCTGCTGGGCTGGGTCCACGCCGCGGAGGTGGACAGCTTCCTCATGGCCCACCAGCGGTACGGAGCGGATCCCCTGGACGGGGCGGGCCTCGACGGCTACGTCGCCGACACCGCTCACGTCGCGGAGGCGCTCGGAGTCGTGGACCCTCCGCGTACCCGCGAGGAGTTGACCGCGGTGCTCACGGCGTACCGCCCCGAACTGCGCCCCACCCGCGAGGCGCTTGAGGCCGCCCACTTCATCCTCCACCACCCGCCCCTGCCCCTCGTGGCCCGGCCGCCCTACGCGGTCCTCGCCGCGAACGCGATCGTCACGCTTCCCCCGTGGGCCCGTACCGCACTGCGGGTGCGGCCTCCGCCGCTGCTGCCGGAGGGTTGTGTGGAACCGGCCGGTCGCCTGCTCACCCGCACCATTCGCTGGGCCATGCCGCCGGCCCCGCCGCTCACCACCTCCGGGGCGAACGCCGGGTGACGGCGGGCGGCCGGGCATCCGGGTCGGGTGGCCCGGGTGGAGGGCCGGTCGGGTCGGCCGTGCCCGCTCGATCCCGGCGGCCCCCGCCCCGTCCGGTCGGCGCACGGATCCGGACAGGGCGCAGACCGCACCGCGGGCCGAGTCTCAGATCCGGGTCATGGTCGAGGTGTAACCCCCTCCGCCGGGGTAGACCCAGTCGCCGGTCGCCGTGGTGCCGTCGGCGCTGAACGTGCCTTCGTAGTAGGCCGGGCTGCCCTTCGCGCCGGCCCAGATCGTCAGCTTGTCGCCGGCCAGTTCGTAGACGTAGTCGAAGGTGTTGCCGTTCGAGTCGTAGTACCGCGACACCACGTCCGTGCCGACCGGCTCGCCGAACGGGCGGAGATTCCCGATCAGTTCCATGCCGGTGACCGGCTCGCCGGACTGGGTGAGTTCGACGTGCTGGATCAGGAAGAACCGGCCGGGCATCCACTCGTACCGCACGGTTCCCTCGGCTCCTCCGGTCACCGCCCAGGTGCCGACCAGGCGGTCCAGGGCTCTCAGTTCGGCGCTCGGCAGGTTGGTCTCGGACATTTCTTCCTCCTTGAAGGGTTCTCGCGGCTACCTCGGAGCTGTCCGCCCGTTCTTGACACCCGTCTCATGTGGTGTGGGTCACATTGCCGACGCGTCGAGATCCCGGACCCGGCAACGAGGTAGCCGCGAGAACCCCTCAAGGAGGAAGAAATGACCGTTCCCGCCGTTCCCGCCGCCCCCGCTGTTTCCACCACCGGCGTCGTTTCCACGGCCCGCTCCACGGCCCGCTCCTCGGGCCGCCTGCTGGCCGCCGGGGCCCTCGCCGGACCGGTCTTCGCCGCTTCGGCCGTCATCCAGATGTTCACCCGTACGGGCTTCGACATCGCCCGGCACCCGATCAGCCAGCTCTCCACCGGCGGCCTCGGCTGGATCCAGATCACGACATTCGTGCTCGCGGGTCTCGGCGCACTCGCACTGGCCGCCGGTATCGGGCGCACTCTCCGCGAGGGATACGGACGGCGGGTGCTGCCGGTCTGTGTCGGGATCTTCGGCGTCGGGCTGATCGCCGCCGGTCTGTTCCCCATGGATCCGGAGAACGGCTTCCCGGTCGGCACCCCCGACCGGCCGGTCGCCGAGATGTCCTGGCACGGCGTCGCGCACTCCGCGTCGGCCGCCATCGCCTTCACGGCACTGGCCGTCGCCGCCATCGTCCTGACCGTACGGTGTGTGCGCCGCCACGCGGTGCTCCCGGCCGTACTGAACGGCGCCGCCGCGCTCGTCCTGGTCCTGCCCATGGCGCCGGACCACATGAGTATCCAGATCGCCGTGAACGGTCTGGTCGCCTTCACCTGGACGACCGTCGTCGCGATGTCACTGCGGCGCACCCGCTGAACCGCCCTACCATCACCCGAACAGGATCCAAGGGGAAACCGCGATGAAGTATCTGCTGCTCGGCTACACATCGGCCGCCGCCTGGGACGCCGCGACCGCCGATTCCCCGTCCCCGGAGGCGCTGGCCGCGTTCGCCGTCTACCAGAGGTTCGAGCGGGAGCTGATCGACACCGGTGAGCTCGTCACCACCGAGGGCCTGGGCCACCCGGCGGTCAGCACCACGGTCCACCGGACACCGGACGGCATGATGGCGACCGACGGACCGTTCGCCGAACTGAAGGAGGTTCTGGCGAGCTTCGCCGTGATCGACGTGGCCGACCGGGAGCGGGCGGTGGAGATCGCCTCGCGGATCGTGGAGGTGCTCGGGGAGCCGATCGAGATCCGGCCGATCATGAGCGAGGACTTCACCGCATGACCGGCGGACCCCCACGAGGCCCGGTGTGCGCGGCGCGCCACGCGCTTCGGTGCGGGACGGGCCGGTGAACGGCGGGCCGGACGCGGACATCGACACGGCCACGGCCACGGCCACGGACATCGAGAATCTGCTGCGTGCCGAAGCACCGCAGGTGCTCGGCGCGTTGGTGCGGCGCTTCGGCCGCTTCGACACCGCCGAGGACGCGGTACAAGAAGCGCTGCTGGTGGCGAGCAGGACATGGCAGGCCGAGGGCATACCGGAGGACCCACGCAGCTGGCTCATCCGGATCGGCTACCGGCGGATGGTCGACCTGCTCCGCTCCGACCGGGCCCGGCGCCGGCGTGAGCGGGAGGTCGGAATGACCGAACTGGCCATGGGGGAAACGGATCGCCGGGCCGGACCCCCGCAGGAGACCGACGACAGCCTCACCCTGCTGCTCCTGTGCTGCCACCCGGCGCTGAGCCACGCCTCACAAGTGGCGCTCACACTGCGCGCGGTCGGCGGTCTGACGACAGCCGAGATCGCGCACGCCTACGGAACGTCCGAAACCACCATGGGCACGCGGATCAGCCGCGCCAAACAGCAACTCATCCGCGCCGGCGCCCACTTCACCGCGCCCACCGCCGCCGACCGGCCCGGCCGGATGACGGCCGCCATGCGGGTGCTGTATCTGATCTTCAACGAGGGCTATACGGCCACCACCGGCGACGAACTCGCCCGTGTCGACCTGACCGGTGAGGCGATCCGGCTGACCCGGACTCTCGCCGACACCATGCCGGACGACGGAGAGGTGACCGGCCTGCTGGCGCTGATGCTGCTCACCGAGTCGCGGCGCGCGGCCCGCACCGGTGACGACGGCGGTCTGCTGCCACTGGACGAGCAGGACCGCACGCGATGGAACGGCCATCTCATCCGCGAGGGAACCGAGTTGATCGACAGGGTCTGGAACGGGAGCGGGACGGGCCCCTACCAACTCCAGGCGGCGATCGCGGCGTTGCACGCCGCCGCCACGACTCCTCAGCACACGGACTGGCCGCAGATCGCCATGCTGTACCTGTGGCTCGAACGCCTCACCCCGACCCCGCCGGTACGGCTGAGCCGGGTGGTCGCCGTGGCCCAAGCCTTCGGACCGGCCCGGGGGTTGACGCTGCTCGACGACCTCAACCGCCGCCACGGACTGGACCGGGCCCCTCTCACCCGGCAACGCGAACGCGCGGTGCGCGCCCACCTGGTCCAGATGACCGG
Proteins encoded in this window:
- a CDS encoding oxygenase MpaB family protein: MSPFGKSAPDLRGRVGGALFARVAGPAGQENRARIHDTPGPRWFEADRPVRTVHGDASMFIGGLRALLLQSLHPLAMAAVAAHSGYRGDPWGRLQRTSTFLAMTTYGTADDAQAAVDRVRAVHEGIRGRTASGEAYHAADPHLLGWVHAAEVDSFLMAHQRYGADPLDGAGLDGYVADTAHVAEALGVVDPPRTREELTAVLTAYRPELRPTREALEAAHFILHHPPLPLVARPPYAVLAANAIVTLPPWARTALRVRPPPLLPEGCVEPAGRLLTRTIRWAMPPAPPLTTSGANAG
- a CDS encoding DUF998 domain-containing protein; the protein is MTVPAVPAAPAVSTTGVVSTARSTARSSGRLLAAGALAGPVFAASAVIQMFTRTGFDIARHPISQLSTGGLGWIQITTFVLAGLGALALAAGIGRTLREGYGRRVLPVCVGIFGVGLIAAGLFPMDPENGFPVGTPDRPVAEMSWHGVAHSASAAIAFTALAVAAIVLTVRCVRRHAVLPAVLNGAAALVLVLPMAPDHMSIQIAVNGLVAFTWTTVVAMSLRRTR
- a CDS encoding YciI family protein, with translation MKYLLLGYTSAAAWDAATADSPSPEALAAFAVYQRFERELIDTGELVTTEGLGHPAVSTTVHRTPDGMMATDGPFAELKEVLASFAVIDVADRERAVEIASRIVEVLGEPIEIRPIMSEDFTA
- a CDS encoding sigma-70 family RNA polymerase sigma factor yields the protein MDTATATATDIENLLRAEAPQVLGALVRRFGRFDTAEDAVQEALLVASRTWQAEGIPEDPRSWLIRIGYRRMVDLLRSDRARRRREREVGMTELAMGETDRRAGPPQETDDSLTLLLLCCHPALSHASQVALTLRAVGGLTTAEIAHAYGTSETTMGTRISRAKQQLIRAGAHFTAPTAADRPGRMTAAMRVLYLIFNEGYTATTGDELARVDLTGEAIRLTRTLADTMPDDGEVTGLLALMLLTESRRAARTGDDGGLLPLDEQDRTRWNGHLIREGTELIDRVWNGSGTGPYQLQAAIAALHAAATTPQHTDWPQIAMLYLWLERLTPTPPVRLSRVVAVAQAFGPARGLTLLDDLNRRHGLDRAPLTRQRERAVRAHLVQMTGDTAGATTLYREAAALTDNQVERRYLLDEADRLT